The following proteins come from a genomic window of Maylandia zebra isolate NMK-2024a linkage group LG22, Mzebra_GT3a, whole genome shotgun sequence:
- the LOC106675132 gene encoding uncharacterized protein LOC106675132, whose translation MNVIPLDERAEPRCSHLSVPLFRFGDIERCLRNYLDDLSLRQWTALATDDVSSDVVDLLTEMCRALIGHISTVVYKVIRRQVSCCPHRHDRGDKESSADRMKVEPLLDGCSDCRVTEDDIQASLRNIFHYCFGWVLGFGQRRSCDSDKLLTLFSVSIAKNVNSALSRITGSTSLQSDRSTSPTNFVGMVHSVANILKDFTKTLAPPFVDGESHSYSIVDSPNSEEDDDFKPESAETFKSTQTPACVGEGDVGSEGNSDAFQITDVQNLDRESSESEEKCSDAPQCSSGALPAPAETDTFLTLCLANLVAHVSEKTQTTAVKLNFQQIVTDIREKIGGDLTPLKTVKNLYIIMYKDLCRIFGSKYVLQFVMEKGDATFVAAVVELLKAELKASSGSGHALRRLESNKSVSPASENKTQQSASEDNAQNGSSGSQKDRPRNCVVRALASFCRPLRRLFRNRVTE comes from the exons ATGAACGTG ATCCCATTAGATGAACGTGCTGAACCGAGGTGCAGTCATCTCAGCGTGCCTCTGTTTAGATTTGGAGACATTGAACGATGCCTCAGAAACTATTTAGACGATTTATCGCTCAG acagTGGACGGCATTAGCCACCGATGACGTCTCCTCGGATGTCGTCGATCTGCTGACCGAGATGTGCCGAGCACTCATAGGGCACATTAGCACCGTAGTGTATAAAGTCATACGCCGACAGGTTTCATGCTGCCCACATCGCCATGATCGTGGAGACAAAGAAAGCTCCGCTGACCG GATGAAGGTTGAACCTCTGCTTGATGGGTGCAGTGACTGCAGGGTGACAGAGGATGATATTCAGGCCAGCCTCAGAAACATCTTTCATTACTGCTTCGGTTGGGTCTTGGGTTTTGGGCAACGGCGGTCTTGTGACTCAGACAAACTACTGACTTTATTTTCAGTGTCGATTGCAAAGAACGTAAACTCAGCCCTGAGTCGTATCACAGGGTCCACGTCCTTGCAATCAGATAGATCCACATCCCCAACAAACTTTGTTGGGATGGTTCACAGTGTAGCGAACATTTTAAAGGACTTTACAAAGACCTTAGCTCCCCCTTTTGTAGATGGTGAGAGTCACAGCTACAGCATTGTTGACTCGCCAAACTCTGAGGAAGATGACGACTTTAAACCAGAGTCTGCAGAGACTTTTAAAAGCACACAGACTCCAGCTTGTGTAGGTGAGGGAGATGTGGGTAGCGAGGGCAACAGTGATGCATTTCAAATCACTGATGTCCAAAATCTTGACCGTGAGAGTTCAGAGAGTGAAGAAAAATGTAGCGACGCCCCGCAGTGCTCGTCTGGGGCGCTTCCTGCGCCCGCAGAGACCGATACCTTTCTCACTTTGTGTCTTGCAAATTTAGTCGCTCACGTTtctgagaaaacacaaacaactgcTGTAAAGCTGAATTTTCAGCAGATAGTGACTGATATAAGAGAGAAGATTGGGGGAGACTTGACTCCtctaaaaactgtaaaaaacttGTACATCATAATGTACAAAGACCTGTGTCGCATATTTGGATCCAAATACGTGCTTCAGTTTGTGATGGAAAAGGGTGACGCGACTTTTGTAGCAGCCGTTGTGGAGCTATTAAAAGCAGAGCTAAAAGCATCGAGCGGCTCCGGTCACGCGCTGAGACGTTTAGAAAGTAACAAAAGCGTTTCTCCAGCCAGTGAGAACAAAACGCAACAATCTGCCAGTGAGGACAACGCACAAAATGGATCCTCAGGTTCCCAGAAAGACAGGCCGAGAAACTGTGTCGTTAGGGCCCTCGCTTCTTTTTGTAGACCTTTGAGGAGGCTGTTCAGAAACAGAGTGACAGAGTGA